The nucleotide window GCGCTGCCCTGCTTTTGACAGTCAGCTGGTCGCAGGCGGCAAGTAGTGCATCCGCATATTGGTCGCCGGCCTGCCGCACCCATCGGTCGTTGACCACAGCAAGCCACGCAATAAGCGCCACGAAATCAATTGCGGTCGCGGCCCAAACTTCGGGTTTTTGCGCTGAGGACGCAGCCCAGACTGCGGACATTGTGAACTGGGTCGTCTGCACATAGATCGCGAGTATGGAAGCGGCCGCTGCAAGTGCGCAGACGACAATACCGATCGGCCGCATACCAAAGAGATTACGCCGGAATCCGTATTGGGCGTTTTCCTTATCAACAAGTGAAAAGCGTTTGCGGGTTTTTTCCTTTAGCCAGATCACCGCTGAGTCATAGGCACCATCAGCCTTCGCTGGGTTTGCCTTTTCCTCGTCAGGCATAGGTGGCAGCCAATGAGGGACGTTCTGCCTCAGAAAGTCATGGTATCGCGCCAATGTTAACGGATTCAAAGGACCGGCATGGCGAAGCTTCAGGGTCGTCGGCCATCCACCCCACTGCTTGAGTAAGCTCCCTTCGATGTTCTTGCCGCGGGTGCGCGCCCAGGACCCAAGTGCGTAAAGTAACCCGCAAGACACCGCAATCGTGAGGAGGGTTGTTCCAACATTGGAAAGAAGGAGCTGCGGGAACCAAGCTAATACAGTCAACAATGGCGGAAAGACCGTCAGCAGGCCGGGAAATAACCTGGCCTGCCGCGCATAACTGTCGAAAAGATCTGTGAGCGCCACCAATCTCAATCTTCCTGTTCGTCTGGATATGGCAGGCACTCGGCGGGGCTGTAGTCATCCCGGTCTGGCGCGTTCATCGAGGTTCGCTTGTTCGACCCTTCGGTTGAGATGACGTGCGCTCCACGATGATGCATAGCTCGGACAACGGATTTGCGGGGATGATCCTCGTCGGCTTTGGCCGAGCTAATGATGGCGCTGAAGGTTGTCTTGCCGTCCTGCACCTCTTTCCTTCTACCTACGATCTTGTTGAGCAGTTCGGTCGTAACATTGTGGCGACCGCCATGGTGCGGAACTTGAAACCGATCGATGCCGGGCAACACCAATCCTGCAAAAGGCGCGTAATCGATGACTTCCTGAAGACCGCTGCGTCCGGTATCGCCGGTCAGCAAAATTTTGCGTTCATTTAGGTAGGCATATTGGACAACGCTCATCTCGTTTTCGTTGCTTGTTTCACCTGCCGGAAAATATTCGTCACCCCAAGCCGCCTTAGCAAGCACAGCGGCCTCTTTCATTACACGTACAACAGCGTCGCGCGCGGTTTCGAGCAGGCCTTTTTCCTCCGGCGTCTTCTCTGAGGAAACAACCAGGTCTAGAAAGCGCGAGCGTGTCGGGGCCATTACCCGAAAAGCGCCAATGGTAGCTCCCTGAAAGGGCTCGTAGATTTGAACCTTCCTGCGAATAGCAATTTCTTCGAGTGCCGCTAGATTAGAGTACGCTTCCTTTAGGGCTTTCTCCAATCCATCGGCTGTTGTGAAGCGCTTGAACCGGGGGAGAAGTTCTTTTGAATAGATCCAAGGTCGCAACATCCAAAGCGCGCCGACCTCGAAATCTTCCAAAACCTGTTGCAAACCTCCGGCGTGATCGCCGTCGTTGTGTGTTGCGACAACATGGTCGATTCGCTTCGGATAGCCATAGTACTTGTTTATGAAGTTGACGACCTTCTCTCCGGTTGATTGATAGCCGCCATCAACGACATGAATGAACTTCTGACCGTTCAACTCATAGCGGACGCAAATTGCGTCGCCGCTGCTTTTCGTTTCAACATCCAAAAAATCGATTTCGAAAAAATCGGCCAATGTTCTCGCTCCCGCGTCTGGCTTGAGTGAGTGTCGCCAATGCCGGCGCCGGCACTGGTCTCGATTGCCACGCCGTTGCCGGCCGCCACTCGCGGACGGCTTCAGGCGGTTAAGGCACACGATATTCGTGGGTCTTGATTTCTTGGGAACACCAAGCTTCGTTAGCAATCTCCTTACTCGCACGAGCTCTTCTGATCGGGATAGCAGTTTGTTTTCCTGCAAGCTCGCAAAGCAGGCGCCAAATGGCGCAGAATTTCAGCGTTTTTGC belongs to Bradyrhizobium icense and includes:
- a CDS encoding ComEC/Rec2 family competence protein, which codes for MADFFEIDFLDVETKSSGDAICVRYELNGQKFIHVVDGGYQSTGEKVVNFINKYYGYPKRIDHVVATHNDGDHAGGLQQVLEDFEVGALWMLRPWIYSKELLPRFKRFTTADGLEKALKEAYSNLAALEEIAIRRKVQIYEPFQGATIGAFRVMAPTRSRFLDLVVSSEKTPEEKGLLETARDAVVRVMKEAAVLAKAAWGDEYFPAGETSNENEMSVVQYAYLNERKILLTGDTGRSGLQEVIDYAPFAGLVLPGIDRFQVPHHGGRHNVTTELLNKIVGRRKEVQDGKTTFSAIISSAKADEDHPRKSVVRAMHHRGAHVISTEGSNKRTSMNAPDRDDYSPAECLPYPDEQED